One region of Quercus lobata isolate SW786 chromosome 2, ValleyOak3.0 Primary Assembly, whole genome shotgun sequence genomic DNA includes:
- the LOC115965683 gene encoding uncharacterized protein LOC115965683, with the protein MASYRLESICSRQSWISGIHSNLWQQWHYDYGIFTVLTSPLFLSSQNIHPLVATHSQIFNPYKNNACMVKASPESFIIQVGESADIISKGKLGSTLHSDSRPAKLGSLSRETVIVFLQSAWNKTFSISDYPMKQFMSCGQCFEESNEGTNHSAQDHNKLTQEIGKIIPPLSSRLKYGMTFVEFSRETTKQYYGGRGLQSNGNRYCYFGIICVD; encoded by the exons atggCATCTTATAGACTAGAATCAATCTGCTCTAGACAATCTTGGATCAGTGGAATTCATTCCAATCTGTGGCAGCAATGGCATTACGACTACGGTATCTTCACTGTTTTGACATCTCCCTTATTTCTTTCCTCACAA AATATCCATCCCCTAGTGGCCACACATTCGCAAATTTTCAATCCTTACAAGAATAATGCCTGTATGGTGAAGGCCTCTCCTGAGAGTTTTATCATTCAGGTGGGTGAATCGGCTGATATCATCTCGAAAGGAAAGCTAGGCTCAACCCTTCACTCTGACTCTAGACCTGCTAAGTTAGGAAGTTTGAGTAGAGAAACAGTTATTGTTTTCTTGCAGTCTGCATGGAATAAAACCTTTTCTATCTCAGATTATCCCATGAAACAATTTATGTCATGTGGTCAGTGCTTCGAAGAATCTAATGAGGGAACAAATCATTCTGCGCAGGACCATAATAAACTAACTCaagaaattggaaaaataatTCCCCCGCTATCATCACGGTTAAAGTATGGGATGACATTTGTAGAATTCTCACGTGAAACCACCAAGCAATACTATGGTGGCAGAGGTTTGCAATCTAACGGTAACAGATATTGTTATTTTGGTATTATTTGTGTAGATTAA